The Elaeis guineensis isolate ETL-2024a chromosome 14, EG11, whole genome shotgun sequence genome has a segment encoding these proteins:
- the LOC105056964 gene encoding UDP-glucuronic acid decarboxylase 6, with product MAESANGDHQHTITRPPPTPSPLRFSKFFQANLRILVTGGAGFIGSHLVDKLMENEKHEVIVVDNYFTGSKDNLKRWIGHPRFELIRHDVTEPLLVEVDRIYHLACPASPIFYKYNPVKTIKTNVIGTLNMLGLAKRVGARILLTSTSEVYGDPLEHPQKEEYWGNVNPIGVRSCYDEGKRVAETLMFDYHRQHGIEIRIARIFNTYGPRMNIDDGRVVSNFIAQALRGEHLTVQAPGTQTRSFCYVSDMVDGLIHLMEGDHTGPINIGNPGEFTMMELAETVKELIDPTVEVMIVENTPDDPRQRKPDITKAKELLGWEPKVTLREGLPLMEEDFRQRLGVPKSQNN from the exons ATGGCGGAGTCTGCCAATGGAGATCATCAGCACACCATCACGAGGCCGCCTCCGACCCCTTCTCCTCTGCGATTTTCCAAATTCTTTCAG GCTAATCTGCGGATCTTGGTTACCGGGGGTGCCGGATTTATTGGGTCTCATCTTGTTGACAAGTTGATGGAAAACGAGAAACACGAG GTTATTGTTGTGGATAACTATTTTACTGGTTCAAAAGATAACCTCAAAAGGTGGATTGGGCACCCAAGATTTGAGCTTATCCGACATG ATGTTACGGAACCATTGCTGGTAGAGGTTGATCGGATCTATCATCTTGCTTGCCCCGCTTCTCCAATTTTCTACAAATACAACCCTGTAAAG ACCATAAAGACAAACGTCATTGGCACGTTGAACATGTTGGGGCTTGCAAAGAGAGTTGGAGCAAG GATCTTACTCACATCAACCTCAGAGGTTTATGGTGATCCTCTCGAGCATCCCCAAAAGGAAGAGTACTGGGGAAATGTTAACCCAATTG GAGTAAGGAGCTGCTATGATGAGGGGAAGCGTGTGGCAGAGACTTTGATGTTTGATTATCACAGGCAGCATGGCATAG AAATTCGAATTGCTAGAATTTTTAATACATACGGACCAAGGATGAACATTGATGATGGTCGCGTAGTGAGTAACTTCATAGCTCAAGCACTCCG AGGTGAACACTTAACAGTTCAAGCACCAGGAACACAAACTCGAAGTTTCTGTTATGTTTCCGACATG GTTGATGGCCTTATTCACCTGATGGAAGGAGATCACACTGGTCCAATCAACATCGGAAACCCag GTGAATTTACAATGATGGAGCTTGCAGAAACTGTGAAGGAG TTGATTGATCCAACAGTGGAAGTGATGATTGTGGAGAATACACCTGATGATCCACGTCAAAGGAAGCCTGATATCACAAAGGCCAAGGAACTGCTTGGCTGGGAGCCCAAGGTAACATTACGTGAGGGTCTGCCACTCATGGAAGAGGATTTCCGTCAGCGTCTTGGTGTACCCAAAAGCCAAAACAATTGA
- the LOC105056963 gene encoding uncharacterized protein isoform X3: MSAGICGKRLGLEEIFGSPAPAPSAKRSRCSRYGSPIRSSDFGLGSDDRVSILLRMFPSMDREVVETVLKTHDHKIDDAIKSLHALCLGDDSARIESARLHSILQATENPVEGGGNSQTSAQNVEGTHTDRLDSAPNISQNVASWVDMFVQEMMNASNWDDVRNRAMKILEAFEQNVAAQTTASVEQEIASLKEQLQCLLKDNQILRRAVAIQHERNIEHEEKLKEVEQLKHIISQYQEQIRTLELNNYTLNIHLQRAQESSSIPGRFHPDIF, from the exons ATGTCTGCGGGGATCTGCGGGAAGCGCCTAGGGTTGGAGGAAATCTTCGGATCTCCGGCGCCGGCACCGTCGGCGAAGAGATCTCGCTGCTCGCGCTACGGATCTCCCATCCGTTCCTCCGATTTCGGCCTCGGATCCGACGACAGGGTCTCCATACTCCTTCGCATGTTCCCCTCCATGGATCGGGAG GTTGTGGAAACTGTTTTAAAGACTCATGATCACAAAATTGATGATGCCATCAAGAGTCTTCATGCTTTGTGCCTTGGTGATGATTCTGCAAGAATCGAGTCAGCAAGGCTTCACTCTATTCTCCAAGCAACTGAAAATCCTGTTGAAG GTGGTGGTAATTCTCAGACATCTGCACAGAATGTTGAAGGTACTCACACTGACAGGTTGGATTCTGCACCGAATATTTCCCAAAATGTGGCTTCATGGGTAGATATGTTTGTACAAGAAATGATGAATGCCTCAAATTGGGATGATGTTCGAAACCGTGCTATGAAAATCTTGGAAGCTTTTGAACAAAATGTTGCTGCACAGACCACAGCATCAGTGGAG CAGGAGATTGCTTCTCTTAAGGAGCAATTGCAGTGTTTGTTGAAAGACAACCAGATTCTGAGAAGAGCTGTTGCTATTCAGCATGAACGCAATATAGAGCATGAGGAGAAGCTAAAGGAGGTGGAGCAATTGAAGCACATTATTAGTCAGTACCAAGAGCAAATCCGGACATTGGAG CTGAACAATTACACATTGAATATACATCTTCAGAGGGCACAGGAATCCAGTTCTATTCCTGGACGGTTCCACCCAGACATATTCTAG
- the LOC105056963 gene encoding uncharacterized protein isoform X1 — MSAGICGKRLGLEEIFGSPAPAPSAKRSRCSRYGSPIRSSDFGLGSDDRVSILLRMFPSMDREVVETVLKTHDHKIDDAIKSLHALCLGDDSARIESARLHSILQATENPVEVSGGGNSQTSAQNVEGTHTDRLDSAPNISQNVASWVDMFVQEMMNASNWDDVRNRAMKILEAFEQNVAAQTTASVEQEIASLKEQLQCLLKDNQILRRAVAIQHERNIEHEEKLKEVEQLKHIISQYQEQIRTLELNNYTLNIHLQRAQESSSIPGRFHPDIF; from the exons ATGTCTGCGGGGATCTGCGGGAAGCGCCTAGGGTTGGAGGAAATCTTCGGATCTCCGGCGCCGGCACCGTCGGCGAAGAGATCTCGCTGCTCGCGCTACGGATCTCCCATCCGTTCCTCCGATTTCGGCCTCGGATCCGACGACAGGGTCTCCATACTCCTTCGCATGTTCCCCTCCATGGATCGGGAG GTTGTGGAAACTGTTTTAAAGACTCATGATCACAAAATTGATGATGCCATCAAGAGTCTTCATGCTTTGTGCCTTGGTGATGATTCTGCAAGAATCGAGTCAGCAAGGCTTCACTCTATTCTCCAAGCAACTGAAAATCCTGTTGAAG TTTCAGGTGGTGGTAATTCTCAGACATCTGCACAGAATGTTGAAGGTACTCACACTGACAGGTTGGATTCTGCACCGAATATTTCCCAAAATGTGGCTTCATGGGTAGATATGTTTGTACAAGAAATGATGAATGCCTCAAATTGGGATGATGTTCGAAACCGTGCTATGAAAATCTTGGAAGCTTTTGAACAAAATGTTGCTGCACAGACCACAGCATCAGTGGAG CAGGAGATTGCTTCTCTTAAGGAGCAATTGCAGTGTTTGTTGAAAGACAACCAGATTCTGAGAAGAGCTGTTGCTATTCAGCATGAACGCAATATAGAGCATGAGGAGAAGCTAAAGGAGGTGGAGCAATTGAAGCACATTATTAGTCAGTACCAAGAGCAAATCCGGACATTGGAG CTGAACAATTACACATTGAATATACATCTTCAGAGGGCACAGGAATCCAGTTCTATTCCTGGACGGTTCCACCCAGACATATTCTAG
- the LOC105056963 gene encoding uncharacterized protein isoform X2 has product MSAGICGKRLGLEEIFGSPAPAPSAKRSRCSRYGSPIRSSDFGLGSDDRVSILLRMFPSMDREVVETVLKTHDHKIDDAIKSLHALCLGDDSARIESARLHSILQATENPVEVSGGGNSQTSAQNVEGTHTDRLDSAPNISQNVASWVDMFVQEMMNASNWDDVRNRAMKILEAFEQNVAAQTTASVEEIASLKEQLQCLLKDNQILRRAVAIQHERNIEHEEKLKEVEQLKHIISQYQEQIRTLELNNYTLNIHLQRAQESSSIPGRFHPDIF; this is encoded by the exons ATGTCTGCGGGGATCTGCGGGAAGCGCCTAGGGTTGGAGGAAATCTTCGGATCTCCGGCGCCGGCACCGTCGGCGAAGAGATCTCGCTGCTCGCGCTACGGATCTCCCATCCGTTCCTCCGATTTCGGCCTCGGATCCGACGACAGGGTCTCCATACTCCTTCGCATGTTCCCCTCCATGGATCGGGAG GTTGTGGAAACTGTTTTAAAGACTCATGATCACAAAATTGATGATGCCATCAAGAGTCTTCATGCTTTGTGCCTTGGTGATGATTCTGCAAGAATCGAGTCAGCAAGGCTTCACTCTATTCTCCAAGCAACTGAAAATCCTGTTGAAG TTTCAGGTGGTGGTAATTCTCAGACATCTGCACAGAATGTTGAAGGTACTCACACTGACAGGTTGGATTCTGCACCGAATATTTCCCAAAATGTGGCTTCATGGGTAGATATGTTTGTACAAGAAATGATGAATGCCTCAAATTGGGATGATGTTCGAAACCGTGCTATGAAAATCTTGGAAGCTTTTGAACAAAATGTTGCTGCACAGACCACAGCATCAGTGGAG GAGATTGCTTCTCTTAAGGAGCAATTGCAGTGTTTGTTGAAAGACAACCAGATTCTGAGAAGAGCTGTTGCTATTCAGCATGAACGCAATATAGAGCATGAGGAGAAGCTAAAGGAGGTGGAGCAATTGAAGCACATTATTAGTCAGTACCAAGAGCAAATCCGGACATTGGAG CTGAACAATTACACATTGAATATACATCTTCAGAGGGCACAGGAATCCAGTTCTATTCCTGGACGGTTCCACCCAGACATATTCTAG